The following proteins are encoded in a genomic region of Montipora foliosa isolate CH-2021 chromosome 8, ASM3666993v2, whole genome shotgun sequence:
- the LOC137967303 gene encoding tyrosine kinase receptor Cad96Ca-like: MEVLNVEVDSWEIARRQIALEEVIGSGAFGTVWRATLSRENGKPGIRFVAAKCFSPTSGDEGKVALMREIGLGKLIGDSPQPNIVQFIGCVTTQIQPILIMEYLPCGDLLGYLRKSRGIFDKHYCGKLAVAPLKTYDLMSFSNQIATGMVFLASRGIIHRDLAARNVLLDQNRVCKVTDFGLSYQNFKYGHGNAKKGCMPIKWTAPEILFGDPANLSSKSDVWSYGVVLYEIFTIGGIPYPGWSEGKTMEELKRGYRMPKPAHIANNL, translated from the exons ATGGAGGTGTTGAATGTTGAAGTGGACTCATGGGAAATAGCACGTCGCCAGATTGCACTTGAGGAGGTCATTGGTTCAGGAGCATTTGGAACAGTTTGGCGAGCAACCTTGAGTCGTGAAAATGGAAAACCAGGCATACGTTTTGTTGCAGCAAAGTGCTTTTCTC CCACATCTGGAGATGAAGGAAAAGTCGCTCTGATGAGAGAAATCGGGTTGGGCAAACTTATTGGAGACAGCCCTCAGCCGAATATTGTTCAATTCATTGGCTGTGTCACCACCCAAA TACAGCCAATTTTAATCATGGAGTACTTACCCTGTGGGGATCTTCTGGGGTACCTGAGAAAAAGCCGTGGAATTTTCGACAAACATTATTGCGGAAAACTAGCAGTAGCGCCACTGAAGACCTATGACCTAATGTCATTTTCAAACCAGATTGCTACTGGAATGGTGTTCCTGGCATCCAGAGGG ATTATTCACCGTGATCTTGCAGCACGAAATGTACTTCTTGATCAAAACCGTGTGTGCAAGGTCACTGATTTTGGGTTATCCTACCAGAACTTTAAATATGGACATGGCAATGCCAAAAAG GGCTGTATGCCAATAAAGTGGACGGCACCTGAGATACTCTTTGGAGATCCTGCAAATCTGTCAAGCAAAAGTGATGT GTGGTCCTATGGAGTCGTTCTGTATGAGATATTCACAATTG GAGGCATACCATACCCTGGTTGGTCTGAGGGCAAGACAATGGAGGAGTTGAAAAGAGGATATCGCATGCCGAAGCCTGCACACATCGCCAACAACCTGTGA